Proteins from a genomic interval of Bradyrhizobium sp. CCBAU 53340:
- a CDS encoding GNAT family N-acetyltransferase, which translates to MNTYRLEELKQYSDTLRTRHGEALNLRFVEPRDTDELQHYFRSLSTRSRYNRFFGALSELPKGLLNDFLEVGERERFTVVATKMVDGFETIVAEARYALHAETSTLEFGLSVDDRWQGHGIATALLKNLECRAAALSAEHMFGDTLRSNETMISLARKSGFAFVNHPDDWKLVRFDKEIHIAPKDIPCASWRLAALSRQADRPSASA; encoded by the coding sequence ATGAACACCTATCGTCTGGAAGAGCTGAAGCAATATTCGGACACGCTGCGCACCCGGCATGGCGAGGCACTGAACCTGCGGTTCGTCGAGCCGCGCGACACCGACGAGCTCCAGCACTATTTCCGCTCGCTTTCGACCCGCTCCCGCTACAACCGTTTCTTCGGTGCCCTCAGTGAATTGCCGAAAGGCCTACTGAACGATTTCCTGGAGGTCGGCGAGCGCGAACGTTTCACCGTGGTTGCGACAAAGATGGTCGATGGCTTCGAGACGATCGTTGCCGAGGCGCGCTATGCCCTCCATGCCGAGACGTCGACGCTCGAATTTGGCCTGTCGGTCGATGATCGTTGGCAGGGCCACGGCATCGCGACCGCGCTTCTGAAGAATCTCGAATGCCGTGCCGCAGCCCTTAGTGCCGAGCACATGTTCGGCGACACGCTGCGCTCCAACGAGACCATGATCTCGCTCGCGCGCAAATCAGGCTTCGCCTTCGTCAATCACCCTGATGACTGGAAGCTGGTGCGCTTCGACAAGGAGATTCACATCGCACCGAAGGACATTCCCTGCGCCAGCTGGCGCCTCGCCGCCCTTTCCCGTCAGGCCGATCGCCCCTCAGCCTCGGCCTGA
- a CDS encoding DUF1127 domain-containing protein has product MSTLTQNSMTNHHAPGLIEQIGETLHVWHERYRTRRELSNWTARDLHDVGLSWTDVAFEADKPFWRA; this is encoded by the coding sequence ATGTCTACTTTGACCCAGAATTCGATGACAAATCATCATGCGCCCGGTCTGATCGAGCAGATCGGCGAAACGCTGCATGTCTGGCACGAGCGCTACCGCACGCGGCGCGAGCTGAGCAATTGGACCGCCCGCGATCTTCACGACGTGGGCCTGTCCTGGACCGACGTCGCCTTTGAGGCCGACAAACCCTTCTGGCGGGCCTGA
- a CDS encoding transcriptional regulator GcvA, whose translation MTARLPSLNGLRAFEAAARHLSFTLAASELNVTQTAISHQIRRLEEELGIRLFIRQNRALALTPEARDYLPGVRAAFNDLRLATDRLLRKDDDKVLTVSTIASLAAKWLLPRLTDFQESHPGIDVRITTSTSLVDFQRDNVDAAIRYGRGQWQGVRADWLMADELFPVCSPSLLRGDKSLRTPEDLKDHVLLHTTTSDDWRLWLTAAGLPTGISRQPGITFDMTFMTVQAAIDGMGVAMGRTSYVQDDVAKGRLVVPFKIALPADAGFYLVSPEGRREAPKLAAFRQWIVAATQSKA comes from the coding sequence ATGACTGCCAGATTGCCTTCCCTGAACGGATTGCGGGCGTTTGAGGCCGCCGCGCGCCATCTCAGCTTCACACTGGCTGCGTCAGAGCTGAACGTGACGCAGACCGCGATCAGCCATCAGATCCGGCGGCTCGAGGAGGAGCTCGGCATCCGCCTGTTCATCCGGCAGAACCGCGCGCTGGCGCTGACCCCCGAAGCGCGCGACTACCTGCCGGGCGTCCGCGCCGCCTTCAACGACCTGCGGCTCGCCACCGACCGGCTGCTGCGCAAGGACGACGACAAGGTGCTGACGGTCTCGACGATCGCTTCTCTCGCCGCGAAATGGCTGCTGCCGCGTCTGACCGATTTCCAGGAGAGCCATCCCGGCATCGACGTCCGCATCACCACCTCGACCAGCCTCGTCGACTTCCAGCGCGACAATGTCGATGCCGCGATCCGCTACGGCAGAGGCCAGTGGCAGGGGGTGCGCGCCGATTGGCTGATGGCAGACGAGCTGTTTCCGGTGTGTAGCCCGTCGCTGCTACGCGGCGACAAATCGCTGCGCACGCCTGAGGATCTCAAGGACCACGTGCTGCTGCATACCACCACCAGCGACGACTGGCGCCTCTGGCTGACGGCGGCAGGTCTGCCGACCGGCATCTCACGGCAGCCGGGCATTACCTTCGATATGACCTTCATGACGGTGCAGGCCGCGATCGACGGCATGGGCGTGGCGATGGGCCGGACCTCCTACGTCCAGGACGACGTCGCCAAGGGGCGGCTGGTAGTCCCCTTCAAGATCGCGCTGCCGGCGGACGCAGGCTTCTATCTGGTCTCGCCGGAGGGCCGCCGCGAGGCACCGAAGCTCGCCGCCTTCCGCCAATGGATCGTCGCGGCAACGCAAAGTAAGGCCTGA
- a CDS encoding MFS transporter: MAGPAASTNPPALKSRLGAILRATSGNFLEQFDFFLFGFYAQDIAKAFFPAADETAALLNAYGVFWLGALMRPVGAIVLGAYIDRIGRRQGLIFTLALMALGTVVIAFCPSYAAIGVAAPAIVLIGRLIQGFSAGVELGGVSVYLSEIATPGNRGFYTSFQSSSQQVAIFVAAIIGFVLREVIPGDTFLDVIGGVAKWRIPFFVGCIIIPVIFFLRRSLEETPAFLAMKKHPTAREVFASAIANWRIVILGMMIAVLTTTTFYFITVYAPGFGKQLNLSPTGTLLVTLLVAVTNFIWNPVGGALSDRIGRKPVLVTIAVLSFLTAYPALSWLAAAPTLGKLLAVQMMFSFYFGVYSGTMLGCLVEIVPAHVRTTCFSIAFALAAGIFGTSTPAVATKLISMTNGDKASPAYWLMFGAALGIVAALIVYRGGKQSVPVYDTAVEPATGR; the protein is encoded by the coding sequence ATGGCTGGACCAGCAGCTTCAACCAATCCGCCCGCACTCAAGTCGCGCCTTGGTGCGATTCTGCGCGCGACCTCAGGTAATTTCCTCGAGCAGTTCGACTTTTTCCTGTTCGGCTTCTATGCCCAGGATATCGCAAAGGCGTTTTTCCCTGCTGCAGACGAGACGGCCGCACTGCTCAATGCGTATGGCGTGTTCTGGCTCGGCGCGCTGATGCGCCCCGTCGGCGCCATCGTGCTCGGTGCCTATATCGACCGTATCGGCCGCCGCCAGGGCCTGATCTTCACGCTCGCGCTGATGGCGCTGGGCACCGTGGTGATCGCCTTCTGCCCGTCCTACGCGGCGATCGGTGTTGCCGCCCCGGCTATCGTTCTGATCGGCCGCTTGATCCAGGGGTTCTCGGCCGGCGTGGAGTTGGGCGGCGTCTCCGTTTACCTGTCCGAGATCGCCACACCCGGCAATCGTGGCTTCTACACCTCGTTCCAGTCTTCCAGTCAGCAGGTTGCGATCTTCGTCGCAGCGATCATCGGCTTCGTCCTCAGGGAAGTCATTCCCGGCGACACCTTCCTGGATGTCATCGGGGGAGTCGCGAAGTGGCGCATTCCGTTCTTCGTCGGCTGCATCATCATCCCCGTCATTTTCTTCCTGCGGCGCTCGCTCGAGGAAACGCCGGCCTTCCTGGCGATGAAGAAGCATCCGACGGCGCGCGAAGTGTTCGCGTCGGCGATCGCGAACTGGCGCATCGTCATCCTCGGCATGATGATTGCCGTGCTGACCACGACGACCTTCTACTTCATCACGGTGTATGCCCCCGGCTTTGGCAAGCAGCTCAACCTCTCACCGACCGGGACATTGCTCGTCACTCTTCTCGTTGCGGTGACCAACTTCATCTGGAATCCGGTCGGCGGCGCGCTATCCGACCGCATCGGCCGCAAGCCCGTGCTGGTAACGATCGCGGTCCTGTCATTCCTGACGGCTTACCCGGCGCTGTCCTGGCTCGCGGCAGCCCCCACTCTCGGAAAGCTGCTGGCCGTGCAGATGATGTTCTCGTTCTACTTCGGCGTTTATAGCGGCACGATGCTGGGATGCCTGGTCGAGATCGTGCCGGCACATGTCCGGACCACCTGCTTCTCGATCGCCTTCGCTCTGGCTGCGGGCATCTTCGGCACATCGACGCCGGCTGTGGCGACCAAGTTGATCAGCATGACCAATGGCGACAAGGCCTCGCCGGCGTACTGGCTCATGTTCGGCGCCGCGCTCGGCATCGTCGCCGCGCTGATCGTCTACCGCGGCGGCAAGCAGAGCGTGCCGGTCTATGATACGGCCGTGGAGCCGGCGACGGGACGCTGA
- a CDS encoding Rieske (2Fe-2S) protein: MARHVIAPVDELPPGTRKFLEIDGRPIAVFNIKGEYFGLMNRCPHQGAALCEGPLIGLAQSSDPGEIEYTKLGEIIRCPWHGWEFDIRTGQSYCDPRRFRVKAYPAHVEPGTSVVKGPYVAETVTVKVESDYVVVDL, encoded by the coding sequence ATGGCGCGTCACGTCATTGCGCCGGTCGATGAGCTTCCGCCCGGCACGCGAAAATTTCTGGAGATTGATGGCCGACCGATCGCGGTCTTCAACATCAAGGGCGAATATTTCGGCTTGATGAACCGCTGCCCGCACCAGGGCGCGGCGCTGTGCGAGGGACCGTTGATTGGCCTTGCGCAATCAAGTGATCCCGGCGAGATCGAATACACCAAGCTGGGTGAGATCATCCGCTGCCCCTGGCACGGCTGGGAGTTCGACATCCGCACCGGCCAGTCCTATTGCGACCCCCGCCGCTTTCGCGTGAAGGCCTATCCGGCCCATGTCGAGCCCGGCACGAGCGTGGTGAAGGGGCCGTATGTCGCCGAGACTGTTACCGTGAAGGTCGAAAGCGACTACGTGGTGGTGGATCTGTAG
- a CDS encoding amidohydrolase family protein gives MNIQFRESQEAASPLISKTAIADCDIHPARATRTELYPYLAKRWQHHLDVYGVHAYQGMMEGPPYPKAQPNASRRDAWPPEGGPQGSSLSFMQKQLLDPNNVQLGVLNPLNTGQGIRNHELSAALCSAINDWQIDKWTSKDKRLKASIVVGNEDGLSAAAEIRERAGDKNFVQVLLLSRNVEPLGQRRYWPIYQAAEEAGLPVGVHAFGFGGNPITPSGWPSYYIEEMVGHSQCQQSALASLVLEGVFERFPKLKMVMIEAGFGWAPSLAWRLDKVWQRLRSEVPHVKRPPSEYIREQVWWTTQPMEDPERREDLFDVINWIGWDRLLFATDYPHWDYDEPSRVLPAGVTEANREAFYLGNAKKLYGIN, from the coding sequence ATGAATATCCAGTTCCGCGAGAGCCAAGAAGCCGCTTCCCCTCTGATATCAAAGACCGCGATTGCGGACTGCGACATCCACCCGGCACGCGCGACCCGAACCGAGCTCTATCCCTATCTCGCCAAACGCTGGCAGCATCATCTCGACGTCTACGGCGTCCACGCCTATCAAGGCATGATGGAAGGCCCGCCCTATCCGAAGGCGCAGCCCAACGCTTCGCGCCGCGATGCCTGGCCGCCGGAAGGCGGCCCGCAGGGGTCCTCGCTCTCCTTCATGCAGAAGCAGCTGCTCGATCCGAACAATGTGCAGTTGGGCGTGCTCAACCCGCTCAACACCGGGCAGGGCATTCGCAATCACGAGCTCTCGGCTGCGCTGTGCTCGGCGATCAACGATTGGCAGATCGACAAATGGACCAGCAAGGACAAGCGGCTGAAAGCCTCGATCGTCGTCGGCAATGAAGACGGCCTGTCGGCCGCCGCCGAAATTCGCGAGCGTGCCGGCGACAAGAACTTCGTCCAGGTGCTGCTGCTGAGCCGCAATGTCGAGCCGCTCGGCCAGCGCCGCTACTGGCCGATCTACCAGGCCGCGGAGGAAGCGGGCCTGCCGGTCGGCGTCCACGCCTTCGGCTTTGGCGGCAATCCGATCACGCCGTCGGGCTGGCCGTCCTATTACATCGAGGAGATGGTGGGGCATTCGCAATGTCAGCAATCGGCGCTGGCGAGCCTCGTGCTGGAGGGCGTGTTCGAGCGCTTCCCGAAACTGAAGATGGTGATGATCGAGGCCGGCTTCGGCTGGGCGCCGTCGCTGGCGTGGCGTCTGGACAAGGTCTGGCAGCGGCTGCGCAGCGAGGTGCCGCATGTGAAGCGGCCGCCGTCCGAATATATCCGCGAGCAGGTCTGGTGGACCACGCAGCCGATGGAAGATCCCGAAAGGCGCGAGGACCTGTTCGACGTGATCAACTGGATCGGCTGGGACCGGCTGTTGTTCGCGACCGACTATCCGCATTGGGATTACGACGAGCCGTCGCGTGTGCTGCCGGCAGGCGTGACCGAAGCCAATCGCGAGGCGTTCTATCTCGGCAATGCGAAGAAGCTCTACGGGATAAATTGA
- a CDS encoding amidohydrolase family protein: MTSLIAGGVDCDVHPAVPHLTSLLPYLNDYWRDQVTTRGMVDLVSQSYPKNSPIVARPDWRPESGKPGERLEDMQRHVLDPFQLSCAICNPLYGVQMVFSEDMQAAFCRALNEWLAKEWLDRDSRLRGSIVIPTQSVEKAVAEIERCATDKRFVQVLMLVMGDVPLGKRALWPIYEAAERHDLPVGIHAGSAYHNPPTSVGWGSYHIEDYVGQAQAFQTQLTSLIVEGVFAKYPRLKMVMLESGVSWISPYLWRLHKFWRGVRMETPWVDRAPLEIVRSNIRFSLQPFDAPPHEATLIRLFDHMQSDELVLFSTDYPHWQFDGQDALPEGLTSDLVRKIMIDNPHATYPRLK; this comes from the coding sequence ATGACGTCCCTGATCGCCGGCGGGGTGGATTGCGACGTGCATCCGGCCGTGCCGCATCTGACCAGCCTGCTGCCGTATCTGAACGACTATTGGCGCGACCAGGTGACGACGCGCGGCATGGTCGATCTCGTCTCGCAATCCTATCCGAAGAACTCGCCGATCGTGGCGCGGCCGGATTGGCGTCCCGAGTCGGGCAAGCCGGGCGAACGCCTGGAGGACATGCAACGGCATGTGCTCGATCCTTTCCAGCTCAGCTGCGCTATCTGCAACCCGCTCTATGGCGTGCAGATGGTGTTTTCCGAGGACATGCAGGCGGCCTTCTGCCGCGCGCTGAACGAATGGCTCGCCAAGGAGTGGCTCGATCGCGATTCCCGGCTGCGCGGCTCGATCGTGATCCCGACGCAAAGCGTCGAGAAGGCGGTCGCTGAGATCGAGCGCTGCGCGACGGACAAGCGCTTCGTGCAGGTGCTGATGCTGGTCATGGGCGACGTGCCGCTCGGAAAGCGCGCGCTATGGCCGATCTACGAGGCGGCAGAACGACACGATCTGCCTGTCGGTATCCACGCCGGTTCCGCCTATCACAATCCGCCGACCTCGGTCGGCTGGGGTTCCTATCACATCGAGGACTATGTCGGTCAGGCTCAGGCGTTCCAGACCCAGCTAACCAGCCTGATCGTCGAGGGCGTGTTCGCAAAGTATCCGCGATTGAAAATGGTGATGCTGGAGTCAGGCGTCTCCTGGATCTCGCCCTATCTCTGGCGCCTGCACAAGTTCTGGCGCGGGGTGCGGATGGAGACTCCCTGGGTCGATCGCGCCCCGCTCGAGATTGTGCGCAGCAACATCCGCTTCTCATTACAGCCATTTGATGCGCCGCCGCATGAGGCGACATTAATTCGCCTGTTTGATCATATGCAGTCGGACGAATTGGTCCTATTCTCCACGGACTATCCGCACTGGCAGTTCGACGGCCAGGACGCGCTGCCCGAGGGTCTCACCTCCGATCTCGTGCGCAAGATCATGATCGACAATCCGCATGCAACCTATCCCCGCCTGAAATGA